The Streptomyces sp. WZ-12 genome segment GGCGTCGCTCTACGGCGTGGATGCATCAGATGCAAGCTTCCGTGGCGCGCGGCTGATGGGGGCATCTTTTCTGGACGTGAGTATCTGCGGGGCAGATCTAACCGACGCGATAGTGCAGGAAAATTCTTTCCAGGTCAGGCTCAATGACAGAACGGTCCTGCAAGGATTCTCCGGATCGGTGTTTGGGCCCGTTGAATTCGTTGAGGAGGGAGGAATTCTGGAGGTCGGGGGCGGCGACCTGGAGCGTTTGATCAGGGAAAGAGGAGGGAGTGTGAACGTTATCCAACGGAAGCTGAAATCCGGAAACTGACGTGAGCGTTACCGCCCGGGACTCTTCGCATAGGACGTTGGAGCGACTGCGTGCCATCGACTGGGCCGATGACGACGCGGCATCTGATCACGCCAATTCGCGTACTCTCCTCATGCGCGAATATCTGCGACGAGCGGCTCTGTGGGCGCGCGCCTACGGGGCGGAGCAGTCCTGGCCGTTCTTCGACATTGCCGAGCACGTCGATGCCGCGCTCCAGACACCCGCCGACGTCGCAACCGAAGTGGAAGAAGTCCTGGCCGGGCTCGCCCCGACTTCGCTGAAGCGGACCTGCCGAGCTGCAATCCGGTGGGCGGCGCTCCGTGACGCCCACGACGACCTGCCTGCCGATCTGCCGGACCCCTATGAACCGCTCCTCCTCATGTACGAACGAGGTGGTGGGTACTTCCTGGAGGAGTACCTCGACCTCAATGGCGTGATGATCCGGCTCGGCAACGTGGAGAGCAACGCTTCCGCCACGCCGTTCCTCACTCTCCTCCCCACCACACTCGACGCACTCGACGCCGAAGGCGAGATCACTTATTACGCGAAGGTCAGCGAGGGCCACCCCAGGCACAGCCCGCGCGGAATCGTCCGGCGTCGAATCGACGATGGTGACACCCATGACGAAGCCTTCACCCGGAATCTCCGCTGGGAACCAACCGAATACTTCAAGCGTTACGACCTCGGTCACAACGAAGTCGACCACGTCAAGATCACAGAGATCGAGGCTGCCGCGTTCATGGAATCGGTGACGGCAAAAATCCTCGGCTCCTCTTGATCCGTCCCGCGACTGAGCCGGCGGATACGCATGTGACACGCACACTGGAAAGAGCGTCCCGCCCCATGGCTCCGTGTGATGGGGCGGGAGCATCGGCATAGGGCGTCAACTCGGGTATCCGCTCTGCGGGATCCAGAGTGGGCGGAACCGGGGAGGGCGTGGAAGCCGAGGGCTGGATCAGGCTTGAGAGTCGGTGCGGGCGGACCTTCGGACGCAACCGTCGAGGCCCAACAGGGCCCGAACACGGGCGTACTTGGCCGTCAGCCGCTCCCGGGTCGTTGTATCCAGGACGGCCAGCCGTGCCGGATCGGCGTTGTGCGCGAGATCGGATTCCTTGATCAACAGCGCGCCGGGCGTGGCCAGGATCCGTGCGGTGTACTCCTCGACCGGCTCGCCGAGCCGCTTGGTGACGGCCCGCACCATGGCTTTGGTGGCCTTGCTGAGCGCGGCCTCCGCCAGCCACTCCTCGCTCAGTGCGTCGTCCTCCACGGCATCGTGAAGCCAGGCCGCCGCGATCTGCTCCTCGCTGCCACCGCGCTCCCGAACACCGGCCGCGACCGCGGCCAGATGCTCGTTGTACGGGCGGCCGGCCTTGTCGGTTTGCCCCGCGTGTGCGCGCCGAGCCAGTTCCTCTACCTCTGCAAGCGACAGCAGTGGGCGCACCGCCTCGGGCGCGGACGGGGTCTCGTAGGAAGCCATACGGCCATTGTCGCCCAGCATCTCCCGCGCGGGCATGTGCCTCCGGAGCGGCCATCATTTCGGCAACATGGGTCACCGTCCACAAGTTACGACGGCCAGTGCGGTCCGGAGCGTGGGGGCAGCGGTGTGGCACTGTTCGATGGGCGAGGGCGAGTTATTGGCACCCAGCAGCTGGGCGCACTCCACGTGGCGTGCGGGGTGCGCCCAGCCGGTGGTGCCAGCGTCTACTGAGAGTTGTTGGCCGGCGTGGGCTCGGCCACGCGGTATGTGCGTGGCGTGTCGCTTACTTGCTCGGCGATTCCGAGGCCTACCAGCGTAGCGAGGGCGTTGGCGATGGCGCCCGAGGACTTCTCAATGACGCGGCTGATCCGGGTGGCGGTGAAAGCCTCGTCGGGGTGCGCTTGGAGGTGGTCGATGACCATCTGCCGCAGCGCTCCCGGTGCGAGTCGTCGCTTCTCGCTCAGCGGAGTGGCGGTTGTACCTACCGGTGACGTGGGCGGTTCGGTGACAGCCAGCGGCGCGGGGGGTTGGCCGCTGGCCTCGTCGTGATCGTCCTTCTGCGACGGTTCGCTCTGGCCTGCGTCGCTCCCCTGTCGCCCTGTGGTGGGGTTTGAGGCCTCGACGTCAGGTGCGGTGAGGGTGTCAGCAGGCCCTGGCTGCTCAGCTGCGGCTGTGTCGTGGGGGTCGTCGGTTTCTGAAGTCGGGGCGTGTGGCTGGGTCTTGCTCTTGCCCTCGACACTCTGCGCGGCGAGGGCGGCGGAGGTGGTCCCATCCACTGTGGCTTCGTGGTCGTCCACTTGGTGGCTGTCGGACACGGGGATGTCGTTGGTGGTGAGTTCCAGGGCGTCGGTGGCGGAGGGGCCCGGTTCGGTGTTGGCAGGGGCCGTGGCGTTTCCGGTGTCGGGAGTGAGGTGCCAGAGGTCGGGGGTGCGTTGGGGGCCGTCGTGGCCGCCGGGGATGCGTGAAGCGAGGCCTCGCTTCTCCAAGGTGGTGACGGCCTTCCCAGCGGTGGAGTGGCCCACGCCTGCGGCTCGGGCGAGTTCGGCGACGGTGGCGGGGTCGGTGAGGGCGGCCAGTTCGGTGTAGACCGCGGCTTGTGCCTCGGTCAGGCCGGTCAGCGATTCTGGGGCGGTCGCGGCGTGTGGTGTGTGGTTGCTGTCAGGGGTGGTGTCGGACATGTGGGGTCCTCGATTCCGTGTTTGATTGGGGTGATGAGGTCCCCGGCCGGGGTGGGCCGCGTGTGCAGCCGCGGACGTCCGCCGGCGCGTGCGCACCGCGTGGTTCCGGTGAACGTGGCCGTAAGCGGCGCGAGTTCATGGTTTGTGAACCCACGGGGCTTGGTGGCCGCGACCATGGACGCTCGAACCGTGGGCGAAGTCAAGCGACGGGTTTCCCCGGACGTGCCTGGTCAGAGTCGGTAGTTGCGGTCGGTGGACCGCGGGTGGGAAGAGCGACCGTGGGGCAACCCGGTCGCCGCGGGGCAGGGGGCGGTCCTGGTGGTGCGGGTGGTCGGCGATCCGGTCGGTGCCGGGGCGGGTGGGGGCGGTGGGCTTCATCCGATCGTGGGTGGGCGGTCGGTGGGGCGGGTTTGGAGCTGGTTGTGGAGTCGGCGGGCACGTTTGGAACCGACGCCGAGTTCGTTCCGCAGCCGCCAAGCGCTGACTGGCTTGCCGGTGGCAGCGCGGCTTGTGTCGTCGAGGGCGAGGGCCTGGGGCCATACGTCGGCATCGGCCGCCCCGGAGCCGGCCGGTGGGCGGTGGGTGGTCGGGGGTTGGTCGTTGGGTGTGTTGTCGCCGGTGTCGGGCCCAGTTGGGTTCCCGTTGGGGACGTCGGGAGTAGTGGCTCCGTTGGGACAGCGATCGGTTTCGCTGGCCGGACTGGATGGGGGTGGTCTGTGGGCGGTCGGTGAGCGGTCGGCTGGGGAGGAGGGGGCGGTGGACGGCCGGAGGGCGGGGGTGGTGGGCGGTTCCAGGGCGGTGAGGTGGTCGAGGAGGTTGGTGATGGTGCGGCGGTAGGCGGCGATGGTTTCGGTGAGGGCGATGAGGAGGAGGGCGGGGGTGAGGTGGAGGAGGACGGCGGCGGGGTCGGCGTGGTGGGGCCAGCCGATCTGGCCGTCGGGCCAGAGGCTTTGCCAGGTGTTTATGAGGGCGGCGGTGGAGCCGGCGGTCCAGCGGAGGGTGGTGGACCAGGCGGGTGGGGTGATGCCCCAGGCGGCCAGGCGTGCGTCGACGTAGAGGACGCCGGCGAGGGCGGTGCCGATTATGGGGTCGAGGAGGACGGCGATGGGGAGGGGGGACGTCGCGACTGGTGGCGAAACGGGTGACGTTGACGGTGGTGAAGGTCAGCGCAAGGATCCCGACGACGCAGAGAACTCGTGTCATGGTGCGGAGGAGGCCGACGGCTTCGCGGGCGACGATCTGTTTCACCGGGGACCGCCTTCCGCTCGCGCCGCGGGCCTGGTTGCACCCTGGAAGGCGCGGGTCTTGGTACGTGCAGGGCCCTGGCGCACGTCGGCTCCCGGGTGCGGGGCGTCGATGGCTTGCCCTTCGCCGGTGTAGAGCGCGACATGGCTGATGTGGCCAGGACCAGCGCCGAAGAACAGCAGGTCTCCTGGCGCAAGTTGTGTGCCCATCAGGAGGTGAGGGTCGGCGTGGTACTGGTCCTGAGCGATGCGAGGGAGGGTGATGCCGGCGGCTTCGTAGGCGGCCTGGGTGAGGCCGGAGCAGTCGAAGCCGCCGTCGGCGTGGCCGTTGCCGCCCCAGACGTAGGGAGTGCCGAGCTGAGCATGGGCGAAGGCAACGGCCTTTGCCGCAGCGTTGGTTGGGGCCGGTGTGGCGGTGGAGTATCTGTGGGCGGTGGTGAGGACGTGGCTGACGTAGGTGTGGGAGTGGTTGTAGGCGAAGACTGCTGACGGGAGGTTGTGGCCGTTCCTGGCGCCGTTGGCGCACAGCAGGCGTGCGGCGGCGTATACGGCGTCGACTGGATCCCAGGGAGTGGGGGGCTTTCTACCGCCGGGGGGTACGGGGTGGGCGTATGCCTGGAAGGTGGAGGGGAGGAATTGCATGGGGCCGAAGGCGCCTGCGGTGGAGATCATGGTGGGGTGTCGGGCGTGGTCGGTCTCGGTCTTGCCGATCGCGGCGAGGACGGTCCAGGACAGGCCGGGGCAGGCGAGGGCGGCGCGCTGGTAGGGGGCGAGCATCCGAGGCGGGATGTCGTTGATGGCCTGCCTACTGGGAACGGCCGACGTGGTGCTATCCGTGGACACTCCGCCGAGGGCTGCGGCGACGGTGAGGGCGGGGAGGAGGGGCAGGGCCAGGATCACGCACTCAATACCGCCAGCGGCTTTGACCAGCAATGAACTCACGGCCCGACCGTGCGGTGCGTAGGTGGGAGTGGCGGTACGGGGATGGTGAGGGTGGTGTCGGCATCTGTCGGCTCCAGCCCGGAGGCGGGGCTGAGTCCGGTCCATCGAGCTGCGAGGTCGGTGAGAGTGGTGCGTTGGGTGCCGGGTTCGAGTGGCGCCCACCAGGGGCCCCAAGGGTTGGTTGTCGTGAAGTCCGCGGAGGAGGTTGCGACATGCAGCTTGAGGTCGCGGGCGGGATCGGTCAGCCGGCGGCGGAGGGCTTGGTCGCGGGATTGGGTGCGGGTGTGGATGAGGAGGGCGGGGCGGGTGTTGGTGGCGGTGGTGAAGGCTGCGTAGCCGGTGAGTTTGGCTTCGACGCGGGCGAGGGGTTGGCTGCCGGTGTCGTATTCGAGGAAGAACGGCAGCAGGTATTGGCCGTCGCGGTAGTGGGCGTAGGCGTCGGGGCGGATGAGGTCGCCCCAGCGTCGGGCAGCGGAGCGTTCGGACAGCCAGAGTGGCAGCCCGGTGGTGGGCGTGGTGCGGGCGCGGGCTGCAAGGTGGGTGAGGAGTTCGTTGACGCCGAGGTCGTGGCCGAGGGACGGGGAGTAGGCGATGCGGCCGGTGTGGGTGGGGCGCCAGCCGAGGCTTGTCGTCTCGACTCCGGCGTGGGCCGCGATCAGGGCGGCTCCGGCAGGGCCGAGGGTGTAGTGCTCGGGGGCGGAGCCGGTAACGGTCAGGGGGCGGAAGGAGTCGAGGACCGTGTACTGGTGGAGGGTCCGCAGGCGGCGTTGGGCGGAGCGGAGTGAGGTGTAGGCGAGGCGGGCGATCTGATGGGTGGTCAGGACGCGGTGCTCGTGGAGCATGCGGGCCAGCCAGATGTCGCGGTCGGTGAGGAAGTGAGATAGCGCTGCGATATTCGTGCGGTGATGCTGCGGTCGGGGCCGAGTGGCGGCGACGCGGGCGGTGTAGCGGGAGCCGGGGCCGGAGGCAGGGCGAGGGAGCGAGGGCATGGCAAGTCACCACCGAGTACGTGATCGAGATGGGAGTTCAGGGGCGGGTGGCAGGGCGGGGGCCGTTGCGGCCGGCGGCGGCCGTTCGTAGGTCTGTGGCTCGGCCTGGGACCGGGGGTGGGAGGGGGTGGGTGGTGAGGGTGAAGGCGGTGGATTCCGCGCCGTTGGTCAGTAGGTGGGCGGTGGCTTGGTAGGGGCCGAGGTGGGCGAGGTCGTGGGCGGTGAGGGCGGGGTGGATGTGGTGTTCGAGAGTGTTGGCGTCTTCGGGTGAGGCGTGGAAGAAGACTTTGTTGCGGGCGTTGGCGGAGATGCCTTCGCGTAGGTCGCGGGGGAGTTGGGCGAGGTGTTGGTGGGCCAGGAGCATGGACAGGCGGTAGCCGCGGGCTTCGGCGAGCATGTCCTCCAACGGGTAGGGCAGGGTGAGGAAGTTGTGGGCTTCGTCGATGCTGAGGGTGGCGTTGATGCGTTGGTGTTCGGGGGTGCGGGCGCGGGCTGCTGCGGCTTGCCAGGTGCCGGCGACGATGAAGGAGCCGAGTAGGCGGGCGGTCTCTTCGCCGAGGGCGCCTTTGGGGAGGCGGGCCAGGAGGATGCCGCCGTTGAGGATGTTGGTGAGGTCGAAGGTGGAGGGGCCGGCGGCGATGGTGCGGCGGGCGAAGTCGCGCAGGAGGAAGGCGCGGAGCTTGTTCATGACGGGGCCGACGACGGCGGCGCGGGAGGGTTCGGACATTGACTCGTACCAGGCCCAGAAGCCGCGCAGGACTGGGTCGTTGAGGGTGGGGATGATGCGGAGGCGGTAGGCGGGCTCGCCGAGGAGGCGGGGGATGTCGGCGAGGGTGACCAACTGCCCGGTGCGGTCGCGGTGTTTGAGGAGGGTCAGGCAGGCGGCGCGCATGAGGTCGTCGGTGCGTGGTCCCCAGAAGGCGGTGAAGATGCGGCGGAAGATGCCGGTGATGTTGTCGACGACGACGTCGATGTCCCTGCCGTCGAGGACGTTCAGGCACGGGGGCGTGTGGGGGTCGTCGGGGTCGATGAGGACCAGGCGGTCGGCGCAGGTGTCGGGGAGGCGGGCCAACAGGTCGGTGATCAGGTCGCCTTTGGGGTCGATGACGATGACGCCGCGGTGCTGGCGGACGTCGTCGAGGACGAGGTTGGCGATGAGGGTGGATTTGCCGGAGCCGGTGGCGCCCATGACGTGGAGGTGGTGGCGGGCGTCGGCGACCGCGAGGCCGACGGCGCGGCGGGCGCCGGTGTCGGAGTGGCCCAGGGGTTTGACGCCGTTGCCGGGTGTGGGTTCGGGGATCTGCGGGGGTGGGAGGACGGAGCGGGCGCCGGCTCGCCGTAGGCCGGGAGCGTCGGGGTCGGACGGGAGGTGTGCCAGGGCGGCGAGTTCCGGGACGGACAGCAGGGCGGTGTGGGAGGGGAAGTGCCTTGTGTTGAGGTGGGGTTGGGGGTGGCGGAGGCGGGTGCGGGCGAGGTAGTTGCGGTCGGCGTACGGGCCGAAGGCGGACGCCAGCGCGTGAGCCCGACCTCGCGCCACGTCCTGGGCTCTGTCGTGATCGGGTGCGCAGGTGGCGGCGTAGGTGAGGGCGCATTGCCACTGGGAGCCGGAGAGTTTCGTGGCGGACTGCCTCACGGCGGTGCTGTGTTCGGGGTCCTGCTTGCCAGTGGTGGAGGGCTGGGCGCGGTGTAGGAGTAGGGCGGTCAGGGCGGGTAGCCGGGCGGGGGTGTGGCCGGCTTTGAGGCGGCGTGCCTGGCAGCGGGCGCGGCGCAGCGCGCTGCCTGTGGCAGGGCGGGCCAGGATCTGTACGCAGGCGGCTTCGGCTTCGGCCATGCCGGTGGCGGCCTGCAGCAGTGGGCGCAGCGGGTCGGTTGGGTGGTCGGTGCGTAGCGGCAGAACAGCCGGCCGGGCCGGTCGTAGTCGTCCGGCCGTGGTGGGGTGGTCGGGCGGAAGGAGGGGGGTGGGTTCGGCGGCACGGGTGTGGGCGCCGGGCCAGGCGGCTTCTACCGCGCGGCGCACCAGCCCCAACGGAACTGTTCCGGGTGCCCACAGACGGATGCGCATTCCGGTGTGGGACCAGGTGTATTCGAATGCCAGGTGAGGTTGCCCGGTGGTGAGGCGGCGCCACCACGGGCGCAGCAAACCGGAGAGCTGAGCCCATAGGACCTCGCCGCCCTTGGGAGCAACGTGGGGCGGGGCCAGGATCTCCACGCACCGGGCACCGTCGACGAGTTGGTGCTGAAGCCATCGGCGCAATCGGCGTCGCAGCACGTAGCCGCCGGTCGTCATGACAACGGCGCACGGGATGAGAAGAGGCACATATGTTTCGAGCCAGCTGGTGGCTCCGCGGCTGAGGTGCGTCCAGAAGTCGTTCGGATTGGTGAGGAAGTTGACCAAGGGGCCGCCTGGCTGGCTCGCGGCGAGGACGTTGTGGGCCGTCACGGCGTCCCTCCTCCGTTGTCGGCACGGAGTGCGTCTTGGCTGCTGGGGCATTCAGAGTCGGACGCGTCGTCTCGGTGTTGGGCGGCGAGTTCGCTGGGATTGGTGGTGATGACGTCGTGTTCCCCGGCAGCCGCGACGCTTGTGAGGGCGACCTTGTGGCGGCGGTCCCCGGTGAGCAGCAGCGCCTCGCCTTGGGAGGCTGAGAGGAGGAATTCCCGTTCGCCGTGGCAGAGGTGGAAGTTCTCGCTGATGGTGTCGATGGCTTGTGGGGCCTGGCGCAGCAGGATCTGGGTGGCGGCGTTGGAGGCGATGGCGCAGCCAAGCGGTGAGGCGAGGACGTCGTCGGCGTCCTGGGTGACGATCGCCAGTCCGGTCCAGCGCTTGCGGGCGGCTTTGGCCATGCGGAACAGGAAGCGGGCGCCGGCTCCGTCGCGCATCAGCCGCCACGTCTCGTCCACGACGACCAGGTGTCGGCCCGTGCCTGTGCGGGAGGTGACCTGCCGCCAGATGGCGTCCAGGGCGAGCAGCATCGCGGGGGCCGTGACCTCTTCCGGCAGGCTACGAAGCGCGTAGACGACCAGGTGCCCGGAGGTGACAGCGGTGCTGTGGCCGTTGAACATCTGGGCGTGTGATCCGGTCGTGTAGGGAACCAGTCGGTCGGCGAGCTGCGTTGCAGTCTCACTGCCGTCCTCGCAGAGTGTCGTGGCCAGATCGGCGAGGGTGGGCGGAGTGCGCTGCCAGGTACGGGGGTCCGCGGTGATTCCGGCACGGGTGTAGGTCGCGAGGATCGCTCGGTCCAGTACGGCCTTTTCGGCGGCGGGCAGGTCCGTGCCGAGCAGGACGGCGAGAAAGGTGTGGAGGAACAGCACCCGCCGCGTCAGGATGTCTTCGCCGTCTGGTGCGGATGTTGGGAGGTCGAAGGGGTTGAGGCATTCGCCGTTCGCACCGAGCCGCACCACTTGCCCACCTACGGCTTCGGCGAGGCGGACGTACTCGTCCTCCGGGTCGATGACTGATGCCGTGACGTCGGTGAACAGCAGCCGCAGCAGCTCCAGTTTGGCGAGGTAGGACTTGCCGGCGCCGGAGCGGGCCAGGGTGATGGAGTTGTAGTTGTCCTGGGCGAAGCGGTTCCACAGCACCGGGGCGCCGGAGACCGCGTTCAGGCCGTAGAGGACGCCTGATGTCTCGCTGTCCGTGGTGGTGGGTGTGGCGAGGTCGGGGCTGGTGAAGGGGAAGCACGTGGCGAGGGCGGCGGTGTCGAAGGTGCGTCGGATCTTGAGGGTGTCGAGGCCGAGCGGGAGGGTGGCGAGCCAGCCGGGCAGGGCTCGGTAGGTGGTCGGGGCCACCGTCATGAGGTAGGGGTCTGCTGCATGATCGGGTGACAGCAGGGTTTATGCAGCCAGAGCTGCAGGTGGGGTCATGATGGTCTCGTACTCGATGGGGGTCAATCGGCCGAGGCGCATCTGGCGTCGGCGACGGTGGTAGGTCCGTTCGACCCAGGTCACGATCGCGATCCGCAGCTCTTGCCGGGTCCGCCAGACGCGCCGGTCGAGGACGTTGTTCTGCAACAGCGCGAAGAAGCTCTCCATGGCCGCGTTATCGCCCGCCGCACCGACCCTACCCATCGAGCCGATCATGCGATGACGTGCGAGAAAAGCGACGAACTTCCGTGATCGGAACTGCGATCCGCGATCGGAATGAACAACGCACCCAGCGACCTGGCCGCGACGTGCGACGGCAGACTCCAGCGCGGCCACCGCGAGGCGGGACTTCATCCTGGAGTCGATGGAATAGCCCACGATGCGGCCCGAGTACACGTCCTTGACCGCACACATGTACAGCTTGCCCTCACCGGTCGCATGCTCCGTAATATCCGTCAGCCACAGACGGTTCGGGGCACCGGCGGTGAAGTTCCTGCACACACGGTCGTCGTGGACAGGCGGGCCGGCCTTGGTGTTCTTCCCACGGCCCCTCTGTTTGCCGAACACGCTCAACCAGCGGTTGTCGCGACAGATCCGCCACCCGGTCCGCTCGGCCATCACCTGACCCGCGGCCCGCGCTTCGTCGACGAGGAACCAGTGCCCGAACTCGGGATCGTCCCGATGCGCGTCGAACAGGGCGTTAGCCCGGTACGCCTCGGTCAGCTCGGCGTCGGTGACCGGACAGGCCAGCCACCGGTAGTAGGGCTGGCGAGCCAGTCCCAGTACCCGGCACGTCACCGCCACCGGCACCCGCACGGGGGCATCGGCGGCGGCCAGCTCACGGACGAGCGGGTACATCATTTTGCCGGCAGGTTCGCCTGCGACAGATAGGCCGCAGCCCGCCTGAGGACCTCGTTCTCCTGCTCCAGCATCCGGATCCGCTTCCGGGCCTCGCGCAGCTCGGCCGACTCGCTCGTACTGGCTGCCGGCTGCACACCGTCGTCGGTGCCAGCACGGCGCAGCCACTTGGCCAACGAGGCCGGATGGACGCCGAAGTCAGCGGCCACCTGCTCCAGGGTGACGCCGGGCTCGCGGTTGCGCGCGACCTGCACGACGTCCTCGCGGAACTCCTTCGGATACGGCTTGGGCATTGCGACATCCTTCCAGCCCGCCTCTCAGCGAGCCAGGTCAGGTGTCACCCAACCCTGCAGCAGACCCCTCTTTCCTCGGCAGTGGACCCCAACACCCTCACCAACTCAGAGCCAACCGACTCTTCAAGCCCCGTCGGCGACTGTGGCGAAGACGCGCTGCTGGATCTCTATTACTCACGTCAGCACCAGACGAACTCACCTCTCGCCCCGGGCGCCAACCGCCGATGCACGCCACCATCTCTTCCCACCTGTGCGCGTCTTGAGCTCGCGCCCCCGGAGCGATGCGCCGCCCGACGGTTTCCGTGTGGTCATCACCCCGCCCACACCCGAACTGAACCTGCCGGCCGCCGCAGCCCTGCTGCGCATTCTCACCCGCCACGCCACACGAACGCATCCCCACACCCCAGCAAGCGGAGACAGAACAGCTGGCGCTCTTCCCCGCCCCGAGCTATCCGTGGACGACCACCCCGACCACCAGCAGAAAGACCCCCGACCGTGACCGGCAACGAACCCCCTCTGCCATGGCTCCTCCCCGCACCCACCACGGTCTCCGTAACGGCCACCGAGGACAAACGTCTGCGATCTGAGCTGAAGTTCGCCTTCTACGGACGGGTGTCCACCGAGGACCAGCAAGACCCCGAAGCCTCCCGCCAATGGCAACTTAGGCGCGCCCAGAGCCTGATCGAACCAGCCGGAGCAGCGATCACCACCGAGTATTTCGACATCGGCGCCACCCGGGCCCTGCCGTGGAAGCGGCGCCCGCACGCAGCCGACCTTCTCGCCGCGCTCGCCTCCCCGCAGCGCGGTTTCGACGCGGTGGTGATCGGTGAACCCCAGCGGGCCTTCTACGGCGCCCAGTTCGGCAACACCTTCCCCCTCTTCACCCACTACGGCGTCCCATTGTGGGTCCCAGAGGTCGGTGGCCCTATCGACGCGGACAACGAGGCCCACGACCTGATCATGTCCGTGTTCGGCGGCATGTCCAAAGGCGAATGCAACCGCATCAAGGTCCGCGTCCACGCCGCCATGGCCGCCCAAGCCCTCACCGAAGGCCGCTACCTCGGCGGCCGCCCGCCCTACGGGTACCGGCTGCACGACCTAGGCCCGCACCCCAATCCAGCCAAGGCCGCCGACGGCAAACGCCTCCACGGCCTCGAACCCGACCCCGAAACAGCCCCGATCGTCGTCCGCATCTTCAGCGAGTTCCTGCGCGGCCTGGGGCTCTTCGTCATCGCCGAGAGCCTCACCCGCGACACGATTCCCAGCCCTTCCGCCTACGACCGGGCCCGCAACCCCCACCGCGATGCCCGTGCTTGGGCCAAGAGCGCGGTCCGCGCCATCCTGACCAACCCCCGCTACACCGGCCGCCAAATCTGGAACAGACAAAGCAAGTTCGAGGTGCTCCTGGACATCGAGGATGTCTCCCTCGGCTACACCACCGCGATGCGCTGGAACACCCAGGACAAATGGATCATCTCCAAGAAGATCGTCCACACCCCGCTCATCGACGACGACACCTTCGCCCACGCCCAACAGCTACTACACCGCCGCGCCCACACTGGTGCCGCCCACCCCGTCCACCGCACCCGCAACCCCTACCTCTACCGCGGCCGCATCACCTGCCACGCCTGCACGCGCCGGATGCAGGCCCAGTGGTCACACGGCAACGCCTACTACCGCTGCCGCTTCCCTGAGGAATACGCGCTAGCCAACCGCATCCACCACCCCCGCAACGTCTACCTCCAAGAGAAGTGGATCACCCCACCACTCGACAACTGGCTCATCACCGTGTTCCAGCCCCACCGCCTCAACAACACCATCGACCTCATGGCCGCAGCCGCCCAGCCCGAGAGCTACCCAGCCCCCGCCGCGGCAGAAACCGCCCGCGCCCTCATCGCCGACTGCGACGCGAAACTCGCCACCCACCGCGCCGCCCTCGAAGCCGGCGCCGACCCCGTCGTCATCACGAAGTGGATCGCCGAAACCCAAGCCACACGCGCCCGCGCCGAATCCGACCTACGCACCGCCACCCACGGCACCCACCCCCGCCGCATGACCCGCGACGAGATCGCCCGCCTCGTCCGCTCCATCAGCGACCTCGCCGCCGCCATCCACCAAGCCGACCCCGAAGACAAAGCCGAGATCTACCACCAACTCGGACTCCAGCTCACCTACACCCCCGGCCACCAAACCATCCACGCCGAGATCGCCCCCACGCCGCACGCCCTCAACAACGACAAATCCCCACGGTTTCAGAGAAACCGTGGGGATTTGGTCCGTGTCCGAGGGGGGACTTGAACCCCCACGCCCGATAAAGGGCACTAGCACCTCAAGCTAGCGCGTCTGCCATTCCGCCACCCGGACAAGGTGTCTGTCGTTTCGGCCTCCGGGCCGTTCCGACGAGGAAAACAAT includes the following:
- a CDS encoding helix-turn-helix domain-containing protein, translating into MSDTTPDSNHTPHAATAPESLTGLTEAQAAVYTELAALTDPATVAELARAAGVGHSTAGKAVTTLEKRGLASRIPGGHDGPQRTPDLWHLTPDTGNATAPANTEPGPSATDALELTTNDIPVSDSHQVDDHEATVDGTTSAALAAQSVEGKSKTQPHAPTSETDDPHDTAAAEQPGPADTLTAPDVEASNPTTGRQGSDAGQSEPSQKDDHDEASGQPPAPLAVTEPPTSPVGTTATPLSEKRRLAPGALRQMVIDHLQAHPDEAFTATRISRVIEKSSGAIANALATLVGLGIAEQVSDTPRTYRVAEPTPANNSQ
- a CDS encoding replication-relaxation family protein, with product MPSLPRPASGPGSRYTARVAATRPRPQHHRTNIAALSHFLTDRDIWLARMLHEHRVLTTHQIARLAYTSLRSAQRRLRTLHQYTVLDSFRPLTVTGSAPEHYTLGPAGAALIAAHAGVETTSLGWRPTHTGRIAYSPSLGHDLGVNELLTHLAARARTTPTTGLPLWLSERSAARRWGDLIRPDAYAHYRDGQYLLPFFLEYDTGSQPLARVEAKLTGYAAFTTATNTRPALLIHTRTQSRDQALRRRLTDPARDLKLHVATSSADFTTTNPWGPWWAPLEPGTQRTTLTDLAARWTGLSPASGLEPTDADTTLTIPVPPLPPTHRTVGP
- a CDS encoding HD domain-containing protein; this encodes MASYETPSAPEAVRPLLSLAEVEELARRAHAGQTDKAGRPYNEHLAAVAAGVRERGGSEEQIAAAWLHDAVEDDALSEEWLAEAALSKATKAMVRAVTKRLGEPVEEYTARILATPGALLIKESDLAHNADPARLAVLDTTTRERLTAKYARVRALLGLDGCVRRSARTDSQA
- a CDS encoding helicase HerA domain-containing protein is translated as MTAHNVLAASQPGGPLVNFLTNPNDFWTHLSRGATSWLETYVPLLIPCAVVMTTGGYVLRRRLRRWLQHQLVDGARCVEILAPPHVAPKGGEVLWAQLSGLLRPWWRRLTTGQPHLAFEYTWSHTGMRIRLWAPGTVPLGLVRRAVEAAWPGAHTRAAEPTPLLPPDHPTTAGRLRPARPAVLPLRTDHPTDPLRPLLQAATGMAEAEAACVQILARPATGSALRRARCQARRLKAGHTPARLPALTALLLHRAQPSTTGKQDPEHSTAVRQSATKLSGSQWQCALTYAATCAPDHDRAQDVARGRAHALASAFGPYADRNYLARTRLRHPQPHLNTRHFPSHTALLSVPELAALAHLPSDPDAPGLRRAGARSVLPPPQIPEPTPGNGVKPLGHSDTGARRAVGLAVADARHHLHVMGATGSGKSTLIANLVLDDVRQHRGVIVIDPKGDLITDLLARLPDTCADRLVLIDPDDPHTPPCLNVLDGRDIDVVVDNITGIFRRIFTAFWGPRTDDLMRAACLTLLKHRDRTGQLVTLADIPRLLGEPAYRLRIIPTLNDPVLRGFWAWYESMSEPSRAAVVGPVMNKLRAFLLRDFARRTIAAGPSTFDLTNILNGGILLARLPKGALGEETARLLGSFIVAGTWQAAAARARTPEHQRINATLSIDEAHNFLTLPYPLEDMLAEARGYRLSMLLAHQHLAQLPRDLREGISANARNKVFFHASPEDANTLEHHIHPALTAHDLAHLGPYQATAHLLTNGAESTAFTLTTHPLPPPVPGRATDLRTAAAGRNGPRPATRP
- a CDS encoding C40 family peptidase, which translates into the protein MSSLLVKAAGGIECVILALPLLPALTVAAALGGVSTDSTTSAVPSRQAINDIPPRMLAPYQRAALACPGLSWTVLAAIGKTETDHARHPTMISTAGAFGPMQFLPSTFQAYAHPVPPGGRKPPTPWDPVDAVYAAARLLCANGARNGHNLPSAVFAYNHSHTYVSHVLTTAHRYSTATPAPTNAAAKAVAFAHAQLGTPYVWGGNGHADGGFDCSGLTQAAYEAAGITLPRIAQDQYHADPHLLMGTQLAPGDLLFFGAGPGHISHVALYTGEGQAIDAPHPGADVRQGPARTKTRAFQGATRPAARAEGGPR